A single Oleidesulfovibrio alaskensis DSM 16109 DNA region contains:
- the rdgC gene encoding recombination-associated protein RdgC gives MGFLNASSSFTRFRITDDIPKELWGQIPEKLKQFGFKEIEDTADERGWGWVCFDDMLDPWWRAAPPEKGSYITFSLRLDTRRLSAAVIKKHLALALRDEEARNKDQGKKFISRARKTELKEQVKLKLMARTLPVPAEFNVVWNMQTNDVYFASTQSKVVDLFTDYFTLTFDLHLEELTPYSLALRLLGEEIQPRLDAVEPTSFA, from the coding sequence ATGGGTTTTTTAAATGCAAGCAGCAGCTTTACGCGCTTCAGGATTACCGACGACATACCCAAGGAACTGTGGGGACAGATACCGGAAAAACTCAAGCAGTTCGGCTTTAAAGAAATAGAGGACACAGCCGATGAACGCGGCTGGGGCTGGGTTTGTTTCGATGATATGCTGGATCCGTGGTGGCGTGCCGCTCCGCCGGAAAAAGGCAGCTACATAACATTTTCTCTGCGGCTTGATACGCGGCGCCTGTCTGCCGCGGTGATCAAGAAGCACCTCGCCCTGGCTTTGCGCGACGAAGAAGCCCGCAACAAGGATCAGGGGAAGAAGTTCATATCACGCGCGCGCAAGACAGAGCTGAAAGAACAGGTTAAGCTTAAACTGATGGCGCGCACGCTGCCGGTTCCGGCAGAATTCAATGTTGTCTGGAACATGCAGACCAACGATGTTTACTTTGCTTCCACCCAGTCAAAGGTTGTCGACCTGTTTACCGACTATTTCACTCTGACCTTTGATCTGCATCTGGAAGAACTGACACCGTACTCACTGGCGCTGCGTCTGCTGGGAGAAGAAATACAGCCCAGACTGGACGCCGTTGAACCTACCAGCTTTGCGTAA
- a CDS encoding ABC transporter permease, whose amino-acid sequence MAVFWGITLISFAVIHLAPGSPTDLQTTLNPQAGADARMRLEKLYGLDQPLHVQYGQWVNRLIRLDFGMSMSGDMRPVWDKISERLPLTVGMNLASMLLTLLIALPVGIASAYWQGRWFDRASTVLVFIGFAMPGFWLALLMMLLFGIHLGWLPISGITSLDYAQLSTTGKILDVAAHLAMPLFIYTFGSLAGMSRFMRSSMLEVLRQDYILTARAKGLGLGTVIFRHALRNALLPVITILGLSVPGLIGGSVIIESIFALPGLGQLFYGAVMARDYPLIMGNLVLGAVLTLAGNLLADVCYGLADPRIRSAREAR is encoded by the coding sequence ATGGCGGTGTTCTGGGGCATTACGCTTATCAGCTTTGCCGTCATACATCTGGCGCCGGGGTCGCCCACCGACCTGCAGACAACTCTGAACCCGCAGGCCGGAGCCGACGCCCGCATGCGGCTGGAAAAGCTGTACGGGCTGGACCAGCCGCTGCATGTGCAATACGGGCAATGGGTTAACCGGCTAATCCGGCTTGACTTCGGCATGTCCATGTCCGGAGACATGCGGCCCGTATGGGACAAAATCAGCGAGCGACTTCCGCTGACCGTGGGGATGAACCTTGCCTCCATGCTGCTGACGCTGCTCATTGCCCTGCCTGTCGGCATTGCTTCGGCTTACTGGCAGGGGCGCTGGTTTGACCGCGCCAGCACCGTGCTTGTATTCATAGGCTTTGCCATGCCGGGATTCTGGCTTGCGCTGCTTATGATGCTGCTGTTCGGCATTCATCTCGGCTGGCTGCCCATTTCCGGCATAACGTCTCTTGATTACGCCCAGCTGAGCACCACGGGCAAAATACTTGATGTGGCAGCGCACCTTGCCATGCCGCTGTTTATCTATACGTTCGGAAGCCTCGCCGGCATGTCACGCTTTATGCGTTCTTCCATGCTGGAGGTACTCCGGCAGGATTACATACTGACAGCCCGCGCCAAAGGGCTGGGGCTGGGCACGGTGATTTTCCGCCATGCACTGCGCAACGCCCTGCTTCCGGTCATAACCATTCTGGGGCTTTCTGTACCCGGCCTTATAGGCGGCAGCGTGATCATAGAATCCATTTTTGCCCTGCCCGGTCTGGGGCAGCTTTTCTACGGTGCCGTCATGGCCCGTGATTATCCGCTTATTATGGGAAACCTTGTTCTGGGTGCGGTGCTTACTCTGGCAGGCAACCTGCTGGCGGACGTCTGCTACGGACTGGCCGACCCGCGTATCCGCTCTGCACGGGAGGCTCGCTGA